In Papaver somniferum cultivar HN1 chromosome 1, ASM357369v1, whole genome shotgun sequence, a genomic segment contains:
- the LOC113355971 gene encoding uncharacterized protein LOC113355971: MDQKKVKAILDWPEPKKLGELRSFLGLANYYRRFIIGYSKKVAPLTDLLRKDKSWAWDDECRRSFDALKEAVSTEPVLCLPSFDVPFEVHTDASDRSLGGVLGKDGHPVAYESCKLNDAEARYTVHEKEMLAVIHCLRT; encoded by the coding sequence ATGGACCAGAAAAAGGTAAAGGCCATTTTGGATTGGCCTGAGCCAAAGAAGCTAGGAGAGCTTCGTTCTTTCTTGGGTTTAGCTAACTATTACCGACGCTTTATAATTGGATATTCAAAGAAAGTTGCCCCATTGACAGATTtgttgaggaaggacaaatcatgGGCATGGGATGACGAGTGTCGGCGGTCATTCGATGCATTAAAGGAAGCGGTATCGACAGAACCAGTTCTTTGCTTGCCTAGCTTCGATGTACCATTTGAAGTGCACACTGATGCTTCAGACAGGTCTCTAGGGGGAGTCTTGGGGAAAGATGGCCATCCAGTAGCTTATGAGAGTTGTAAGCTTAACGATGCTGAAGCCCGATACACTGTGCATGAGAAAGAGATGTTGGCAGTGATACATTGCCTAAGAACATGA